AATTCGTCAACAATCCGGTCCACACGGTACTGCTTCACCCATTCCCAGTGGCGCTCGGCAATCGAGATTAAATCCCGCAATATCTCCAAGTCACGACCGATCATTCGGGCTACCCCGGGCCGCTGAACCTTAATCGCTACATGCTCCCCGGACTTCAGCTTCCCCGCATGGACCTGCCCAATCGAGGCCGCGGCCAGCGGTTTGTCTTCAAACTCACTCAACACTTCATCGATCGGCATACCCCACTCTTGCTCAATCAGCTCCCGTGCGCTCGCGGAAGAAAAAGGAGGCACCCGCTCCTGCAGCTTCACCAATTCCTGGATAATATGGTCCGGCAGCAGATCCGATCTTGTACTCGCCAACTGTCCGAGCTTTACGAAGGCGGGGCCAAGATCCTCAAGCACCCGCCGTATGCGTTCCCCGAGCGTAATCGTCTCCGGCTGTTCCCTTGAACTCCAGCGAACAGGCAGCGACAGAACATGAAACAGTCCCATCTCTTCCACCATATAGCCAAAGCCATGACGCATGAGCGCCATGGCGATTTCCCGGTAACGTCCGGCATGTCGGATTCGGACCGCCATCTATTCCTGCCGCGATCCTTCCAGTTCTACAACCTTCTTCTCCAGAGTAGCAATGCGCTGTTCCAGGCTGGCGACATCACTCTCTTTGGGAACATCCAGATCGGACAATACACGCTGCACCTGTTCATAAATATAGGTCTTGATCTGCGACTGCTCCTCTTCGCCGCGTTCGACGAGACGGTTTACAAGCGCTTTGGACTCCGCAGGAGCAAGCTCCCCGCGTTTGACCAGATCATCCACGATTTTCTCAACTTTTTCCTTGC
Above is a window of Paenibacillus sp. FSL K6-1330 DNA encoding:
- a CDS encoding phasin family protein, yielding MSDLFKKAISLGLGLTVVSKEKVEKIVDDLVKRGELAPAESKALVNRLVERGEEEQSQIKTYIYEQVQRVLSDLDVPKESDVASLEQRIATLEKKVVELEGSRQE